From one Perca flavescens isolate YP-PL-M2 chromosome 4, PFLA_1.0, whole genome shotgun sequence genomic stretch:
- the ppp1r3db gene encoding protein phosphatase 1, regulatory subunit 3Db — protein sequence MAGSGEKSGTQPRFISGRSNVCTTRNTTIRLRDIYDPKPPPPKAPVQIRPPGPRAPSVKELNLKHSFPSDPPTKTIMRKRAQSLPSSAERKRELRSLQVRFVDSLGLELEDVKVFKAQEHPMIPQHVMFRLLMSSELAFGRSLELSLPYFKPCFPENMGAQTDFMKRLCAQSVCLEQVLCSEQGITGTTQVLNLAYEKEVTVHYSFTNWKTYTETTASWVSSGNRGECDAPETDIFRFRLPVPPFILQPGAILEFAICYHVKGCNYWDNNNGHNYKLSCHSYKVTVPRECEDSMLHFT from the coding sequence ATGGCCGGTTCTGGTGAAAAGAGTGGGACCCAGCCTCGGTTCATCAGTGGTCGCAGTAATGTGTGCACCACTAGAAACACCACCATTCGTCTTCGGGACATTTATGATCCCAAGCCTCCCCCTCCCAAAGCCCCAGTCCAGATACGCCCTCCAGGTCCAAGAGCTCCCTCAGTAAAGGAACTCAATTTAAAGCACAGCTTTCCCAGTGATCCCCCAACCAAGACAATCATGAGGAAGCGAGCTCAGTCTCTCCCTTCGTCTGCAGAGAGGAAAAGGGAACTTCGGAGTCTGCAGGTACGCTTTGTGGACTCATTGGGCCTTGAGTTGGAGGATGTTAAGGTCTTCAAAGCTCAAGAGCACCCCATGATACCTCAGCATGTTATGTTCAGACTACTGATGAGCTCTGAACTGGCTTTCGGGAGGTCTTTGGAGCTGTCCCTGCCTTACTTCAAACCTTGTTTTCCTGAAAATATGGGGGCTCAAACAGACTTCATGAAGCGTCTCTGTGctcagagtgtgtgtctggAGCAGGTCCTGTGTTCAGAGCAGGGGATAACAGGCACTACACAAGTACTCAATTTAGCTTATGAGAAAGAAGTCACAGTGCACTACTCTTTCACCAACTGGAAAACATACACGGAAACAACAGCATCCTGGGTGTCCAGTGGGAACCGTGGGGAGTGTGATGCTCCAGAAACAGATATCTTCAGATTTCGTCTTCCTGTCCCACCCTTCATTCTGCAGCCAGGAGCAATTTTAGAATTTGCCATCTGCTACCATGTAAAAGGATGTAATTATTGGGACAACAACAATGGACATAATTACAAACTGTCATGTCACAGTTATAAGGTGACAGTGCCCAGAGAGTGCGAGGACAGCATGCTGCATTTTACCTGA